The genomic stretch TTACCGCCCGACTACCCCGAGGCGGTACCCTACGATGTGGTGTACATGCACGACGGGCAGATGCTGTTCGATGCGGGCACTACCTGGAACAAGCAGGAATGGGGCGTGGACGAGACGGCCGCGGCCCTGATCGCGAGCGGCGAGACCCGTCCCTTCATCGTCGTGGCCATCGACAACGGAGGCAGCCGTCGCCACACGGAGTACTTTCCGGAGCGCCCATGGCGTGCCCTGCCCGCCGAGACCCGTCGCGCGTACCTCACCCTCGAGTACCCACCGGGCGTTGGCCTGTTTGCGAGCGGGGTGGCCTCCGATGCGTACCTGACGTTCATCGTGACGCAGCTGAAGCCTCACGTGGATGCCCATTACGACGTCGCCACCGCACCCGAGCACACCTTTCTCCTCGGCTCGAGCATGGGGGGATTGATCTCCCTTTACGGGTTGCTCGAGTACCCCGATGTCTTCGGCGGCGCCGCCTGCCTTTCGACCCACTGGCTCGGCACCTTCGAGGCCACCGACAACCCGGTCCCTGCGCTGTTCGCGCGCTACCTTCGCGATCACCTGCCCGCGCCTGGTGCCCATCGGCTCTACTTCGACCATGGCGACCAAGGGCTGGATGCCCAGTACCCACAGCACCAGGAAGCCATCGACGAGATCATGCGTGGGGCGGGCTACGACGATGACCACTGGATCACCCGCAGCTTCCCGGGCGAAGACCACAGCGAGAACGCCTGGAACCGGCGCTTGAGCACCCCACTCGTGT from Pseudomonadota bacterium encodes the following:
- a CDS encoding alpha/beta hydrolase-fold protein, which produces MIATRAMRLGLVSGWLTMGLACLLTWTHSFADDATPRVSAGTLDTLPAFEALHVPERTVRIWLPPDYPEAVPYDVVYMHDGQMLFDAGTTWNKQEWGVDETAAALIASGETRPFIVVAIDNGGSRRHTEYFPERPWRALPAETRRAYLTLEYPPGVGLFASGVASDAYLTFIVTQLKPHVDAHYDVATAPEHTFLLGSSMGGLISLYGLLEYPDVFGGAACLSTHWLGTFEATDNPVPALFARYLRDHLPAPGAHRLYFDHGDQGLDAQYPQHQEAIDEIMRGAGYDDDHWITRSFPGEDHSENAWNRRLSTPLVFLLGRASTQPSRTTNAP